The genomic window GCAGGAAGGCGAAACCGTCAATGAGCAGAGTCCGACCGACGCGTCGGGCTTTTCGGGTGTATTGATGTGTCAGGCCGAACAGGCGTTGATCAACCATCGGTTACCCGGCAGTGTGGTGCGCTTTTCCGGCATTTATGGGCCGGGGCGCGACCGCCTTATTCGCCAGGTGGCTGAAGGGCGCGTCGCGGCGGTTACGCCCGTGATGTATTCCAACCGTATTCATCGTGATGATTGCGCAGGGATTCTCAAACACCTGATGTACTGCGACCAGCAGGGCCAGGCCCTGGAAGACATCTATCTGGGCAGCGATTGCGAACCCGCCGCCCTGCATGACGTGATGACCTGGATTGCGAAACAGCTCAAGGTAGAAGCAACAGAAACCGTGCAATCGCCGCTGCGCCGTCGGGCCAGCAAGCGCTGCGATAGTTCCCGTGTGGTCAACAGTGGCTATACCTTTCGCTACCCGAGCTTCCGGGAAGGCTATCAGCAGGTATTGAAGGAAGGCGGCTTTCTTGACGCCTCTCCGTCAACATCCTGAAGAACCCGATCAGTCGCCGACGATCATCACCGCTTCGGCTTCTACCTGGGCATCCTTGGGCAGCGCCTTGACGCCTACCGCTGCCCGCGCTGGGTAAGGCGCGGTGAAGAATTCTTCCATCACCTTGTTGACGATGGCAAAGTTGCCCAGATCAACCAGATAGAGGTTCAGCTTGACGATATCCTGCAGCGAGCCTGCTGCTTCTTCACAGACGGCCTGCAGGTTGCTGAATACCTGACGGGCCTGGGCTTCAAAGTCGTCCGAGACAATTTCCATGGTTTCCGGGTTCAGCGGAATCTGGCCAGACATATAGACAGTATTACCTGCCTTGATTGCCTGAGAGTAAGGGCCGATCGCTGCCGGTGCCTTTTCAGTATTGATAACGGCTTTATTGCTCATCTTGAGCACTCCTTAAGAGGTTGGACAGTAGGAAAAAAGACTTACTTGCCCAAGCGGGTAATTTTGCCCACATTGGGGAGATTGCGCAGACGCTTGATAATCCGGGCCAGATGGACGCGCCCTTTGACGGCCAGCGTCAGGTTGACGGTGGAAAGGCGTTCATCGCGCTCTTCAATACTGATACGTTCTATGTTGGCGTCGGCATCAGTCACCAGGGCAGCAAGTTCCGCGACCAGGCCACGACGGCTTTCAATTTCCAGACGCAGCGCAACCGGGAAGTCATCATCGATACTTGCCGACCATTCCAGAGTATATAGCTTGTCCGGATCGTGCTTATCGATAATGTTTCTGCATTCGGCACGATGCACCACCAAGCCTTTGCCCATGGAAAGATAGCCGACAATGGCATCCCCAGGCAGTGGATGACAGCAGCGGGCAAAGCTTGTCACCATGCCCTCACTTCCGCTGATCACCACAGGTTCACCGTTATTGACCTGATGAGCGTGGGCGCCTTCGCCTTCCGCCATGTCCACGCAACGCCGCGCGACGACATGAGCTACTCGCTCACCCAGGCCGATGGATTCAAGCAGCGAATTCAGATCATCTACATCAAGCTCTTTCAGTACGCGCTCGATGACGCCTTCCTCCAACTCTTCCAGGCTAAGTTCAAACGCCGCCAGCGATTTGTTCAGCAAACGCCGCCCCAGCTGAAGGGCTTCCGCCTGCTGTTGGTGCTTGAGGGCATGGCGAATGGCGGAGCGTGCCTTGGCGGTGCTGACAAAATTAAGCCAGGCAACGTTAGGGCGCGCCGCCGGCGCCGTAATGATTTCAAGCGTCTGGCCGCTTTCCAGGCGGGTTGAAAGAGGCGCCAGCTTGCGGTCAATTCGGCAGGCAATGCATTTGTTGCCGATATCGGTGTGCACAAAGTAGGCAAAATCAATCACGGTGGCGCCTTGGGGCAGCTCCATGATGTCGCCTTTGGGGGTGAAAACGTATATATCGTCGGGGAAAAGATCGTTTTTGACATGTTCGATAAATTCCAGCGAGTCACCTGCATGGCGCTGCATTTCGAGCAGACCCTTGACCCAGGCCCGAGCGCGGGCGCGGCTGCCTTCAGCAATCGGATGTGCTGTTTGCCCCGCCTTGTAGAGCCAGTGGGCCGCGATGCCGTTATTCGCCATGGCTTCCATTTCACGGGTACGGATCTGCACTTCAATCGGCATGCCCCGCGAGCCAAAAAGCGTGGTGTGCAGGCTTTGGTAACCGTTAGCCTTGGGAATCGCAATGTAATCTTTAAAGCGCCCCGGCACAGGTTTGAAGAGATTATGCACAACCCCCAGAATGCGATAGCAGTT from Halomonas sp. CH40 includes these protein-coding regions:
- a CDS encoding SDR family oxidoreductase, which encodes MGFSVLIIGCGDIGTALGRELIDEGHSVIGVRRHVEALEGSGIKPLALDLDHLDEGDAKALPQADYVIYTVSADHFEEGAYQSAYPQGLKRVLSVLERQETPPKRVFFVSSTSVYGQQEGETVNEQSPTDASGFSGVLMCQAEQALINHRLPGSVVRFSGIYGPGRDRLIRQVAEGRVAAVTPVMYSNRIHRDDCAGILKHLMYCDQQGQALEDIYLGSDCEPAALHDVMTWIAKQLKVEATETVQSPLRRRASKRCDSSRVVNSGYTFRYPSFREGYQQVLKEGGFLDASPSTS
- a CDS encoding RidA family protein — its product is MSNKAVINTEKAPAAIGPYSQAIKAGNTVYMSGQIPLNPETMEIVSDDFEAQARQVFSNLQAVCEEAAGSLQDIVKLNLYLVDLGNFAIVNKVMEEFFTAPYPARAAVGVKALPKDAQVEAEAVMIVGD
- a CDS encoding bifunctional (p)ppGpp synthetase/guanosine-3',5'-bis(diphosphate) 3'-pyrophosphohydrolase, with translation MFTIDDLADRLGGYLPADEIQQVKRAFYYAEQAHDGQRRRSGEAYVTHPLAVANILANMHMDHQSLMAAMLHDVIEDTGVDKPALEAQFGTPVAELVDGVSKLTQITFEDKAVAQAENFQKMVLAMSRDIRVIIVKLADRLHNMRTLGALRPDKKRRIARETLEIYARIAGRLGINTIRVELEDLSFQAIYPMRAERIKRAVSSARGHRRSAMREIQATLQQSLDNEGLNSTVMGRQKHLLSIYRKMRDQRKPFAEIMDVFGFRIVTDDVANCYRILGVVHNLFKPVPGRFKDYIAIPKANGYQSLHTTLFGSRGMPIEVQIRTREMEAMANNGIAAHWLYKAGQTAHPIAEGSRARARAWVKGLLEMQRHAGDSLEFIEHVKNDLFPDDIYVFTPKGDIMELPQGATVIDFAYFVHTDIGNKCIACRIDRKLAPLSTRLESGQTLEIITAPAARPNVAWLNFVSTAKARSAIRHALKHQQQAEALQLGRRLLNKSLAAFELSLEELEEGVIERVLKELDVDDLNSLLESIGLGERVAHVVARRCVDMAEGEGAHAHQVNNGEPVVISGSEGMVTSFARCCHPLPGDAIVGYLSMGKGLVVHRAECRNIIDKHDPDKLYTLEWSASIDDDFPVALRLEIESRRGLVAELAALVTDADANIERISIEERDERLSTVNLTLAVKGRVHLARIIKRLRNLPNVGKITRLGK